In a genomic window of Allomeiothermus silvanus DSM 9946:
- a CDS encoding tetratricopeptide repeat protein has product MRLRTLGGLELSGSNFRKGAIKPLLLLAYLALEGPKPRRYLAELIWPEAADPMNSLKVVLHKLRGLGAISADEERAWTALECDAVELRNCLRSGKLRGAIELYQGAFLEGAEGDSGEELEDWIYTTREALAHEVRLALLELAEREAALGQFVAAAEKAEAAYRLPGAAPLEPEELPRFYPLLLAGNNPWAETIKREAQELGVELALSGEAARGRLRQSFVGRERELEKLSTLEPGEWAWVRGGAATGKTALLRRLERQGGLYLPARQGLPYATLEPLLGSVEGGPTELLRRLAGISGFWLFDGWHRMDAESRELLTRLRGLGSRARVVIASRDRPPLEVHCLLELGLLSEEELKHYPGAFEATGGVPALVGAFLREEPLEEALDTRLDALSEAAREIYAALTLLETPNLAVARKSVGLGPAETAQALEELLSAGLVEPSGAVRAKGVALRWLTGRPALEAYLILALAPLLSDLEAFPLYQRARNLTDGSELPGMHRAYLAWAGELLKRGFPQRAAEVLAELSPTPELSLMRSRALERAGQYKEALEVLSSLPDSPEVLALKGALLWRLGKPEEARNAAQQALEGNSRARAEALNTLGHLAFSEGRFEGASTDFRRAAALWRTLGEHERWIGALSNLAIAQSELGESTEEAFAEVLHAARDNPGVRSRVLLNLGNVHERRGNFDAAAKSYIEASAQALEAGALDISARAWNNLGVVFHKQGRAQEAENAYSEALALARQAGELRLTGMALGNLAELTQDLDVLEEAIHLLERSGHTQVAEGYKARLDELKLSGSGHASRST; this is encoded by the coding sequence ATGCGTTTGCGTACGCTGGGGGGGCTCGAGCTTTCCGGCTCCAACTTCCGCAAAGGGGCGATCAAACCCCTGTTGCTGCTAGCGTATCTGGCGCTGGAAGGTCCTAAACCTCGGCGCTACCTGGCCGAACTGATCTGGCCCGAGGCTGCCGACCCTATGAATAGCCTCAAGGTAGTGCTGCACAAGCTGCGCGGTTTGGGAGCTATCTCCGCCGATGAGGAACGGGCCTGGACTGCCCTCGAGTGCGATGCTGTGGAACTGCGCAACTGTTTGCGTTCAGGGAAGCTTAGAGGGGCGATAGAGCTGTATCAAGGGGCCTTTCTCGAGGGAGCCGAGGGGGACTCGGGAGAGGAGCTGGAAGACTGGATCTACACCACCCGCGAAGCCCTGGCCCACGAGGTGCGCCTGGCCTTGCTGGAGTTAGCCGAGCGCGAAGCCGCCTTGGGGCAGTTTGTCGCCGCTGCGGAAAAAGCCGAAGCCGCCTACCGACTCCCTGGGGCCGCGCCGCTCGAACCCGAGGAGCTTCCACGGTTTTATCCGCTGTTGCTGGCGGGGAATAACCCCTGGGCCGAGACGATCAAGCGCGAGGCCCAGGAACTAGGGGTGGAGCTGGCCCTCTCCGGCGAGGCCGCCCGGGGCCGCCTGCGCCAAAGCTTTGTTGGGCGGGAGCGCGAACTCGAGAAACTTTCCACCCTCGAGCCTGGAGAGTGGGCTTGGGTACGAGGTGGGGCTGCTACCGGCAAAACTGCCCTGCTGCGGCGGTTGGAGCGGCAGGGCGGGCTCTACTTACCCGCCCGCCAGGGTTTGCCCTACGCGACGCTCGAGCCGTTATTGGGCAGTGTGGAGGGTGGTCCAACGGAGCTATTGCGCCGCTTGGCGGGAATATCGGGTTTTTGGCTTTTCGACGGTTGGCACCGCATGGATGCTGAGAGCCGCGAACTCCTGACCCGCCTGCGCGGTCTGGGTAGCAGGGCTCGGGTGGTGATCGCCTCGAGGGATAGGCCCCCCCTCGAGGTGCACTGCCTGCTCGAGCTGGGGCTGCTCTCCGAGGAGGAACTAAAACATTACCCCGGGGCCTTCGAGGCTACCGGTGGGGTTCCCGCCTTGGTGGGGGCTTTTTTACGAGAAGAGCCCTTGGAAGAAGCCCTGGATACCCGCCTAGATGCTCTTTCCGAAGCCGCCCGCGAAATTTATGCAGCGCTCACCCTGCTCGAGACCCCTAATCTTGCTGTCGCCCGCAAATCAGTAGGGTTGGGGCCTGCCGAAACTGCCCAGGCTTTGGAAGAGCTGCTCTCGGCGGGGTTAGTAGAGCCCTCAGGGGCGGTGCGGGCCAAGGGGGTGGCGCTGCGCTGGCTGACGGGTCGGCCTGCGCTCGAGGCCTACCTTATCTTGGCCCTAGCCCCCCTGCTTTCCGACCTTGAGGCTTTTCCCCTATACCAACGGGCACGGAATCTCACCGACGGCAGCGAGCTACCGGGGATGCACCGGGCTTACTTAGCCTGGGCGGGAGAACTCCTAAAGCGTGGTTTCCCTCAGCGGGCCGCCGAGGTGCTGGCTGAGCTAAGCCCCACTCCCGAGCTGAGCCTGATGCGCTCCAGGGCTTTGGAGCGGGCTGGGCAGTACAAGGAAGCGCTCGAGGTACTCTCAAGCCTGCCCGACAGCCCCGAGGTGCTGGCCCTCAAAGGAGCGCTCTTGTGGCGTTTGGGCAAGCCGGAGGAGGCACGAAACGCAGCCCAGCAGGCCCTCGAGGGGAATTCCAGGGCGAGGGCGGAAGCGCTGAACACGTTAGGTCACCTGGCTTTTTCTGAAGGCAGGTTCGAGGGGGCCTCGACTGATTTCCGCCGGGCGGCTGCTCTTTGGCGAACCTTGGGGGAGCATGAACGATGGATTGGGGCTTTGAGCAATCTTGCCATTGCCCAAAGTGAACTAGGAGAGTCGACAGAAGAAGCCTTTGCCGAAGTACTACACGCAGCGAGAGATAATCCGGGCGTACGGTCTCGAGTTCTTCTCAATTTAGGCAACGTGCACGAGCGGAGGGGTAACTTTGACGCGGCAGCCAAAAGCTACATAGAAGCGTCTGCACAAGCTTTGGAAGCGGGGGCGCTGGATATCTCCGCTCGGGCCTGGAACAATCTGGGGGTAGTGTTTCATAAACAAGGTAGAGCCCAGGAAGCGGAGAATGCCTACAGCGAAGCTTTGGCGCTTGCCCGTCAGGCGGGGGAATTGCGCCTGACGGGCATGGCTTTGGGTAATTTAGCTGAATTGACACAAGACCTAGATGTTCTAGAAGAGGCTATACATTTACTTGAGAGGAGCGGACACACACAGGTGGCGGAAGGCTACAAGGCCCGGCTTGACGAACTCAAGCTCTCTGGAAGCGGCCATGCCTCCCGGAGTACCTAG
- a CDS encoding S8 family peptidase — protein MSLKGLYADGATVWVGGLKAAVRFKNEQTLVVAVPKDVQAGPQEVRVESGRQMAVGTLEVLGGVVPGQLIVTLKPGVNRDEATRQLQALGYRIIAPFQALGGNPSEKDNPCSGELATLDAGGKPLGQALAELEALDIVYRPDPQTDWGFDAVDYLGAIGVPAAQSRGRSGKGTTIAVIDTGVNSHPDLEGRLLSGYDFVEDDAVPQDDFVNPANQTPLHGTPIAVLAAGAKSGVAPRAQVLPIKVCGKGGQCLASWVVKGVCYAISNAERKTLVLNLSLGGDTPVSVLEAILKFAVTKNVLVVAAGGNQGPDIRDGSFFRAAPRHYPAAYSLGMKQDDGLVAVAALGFNSNTSTWEPAPFSTRGVNITYLDIAAPGQDIQLGGFTYQGTSFATPLVAGGLALWREANPTLTPAEIEAKLKSQATALPYATNEVGKGMLNLSSQP, from the coding sequence GTGAGCTTGAAGGGGCTTTACGCCGACGGGGCCACGGTGTGGGTGGGCGGGCTTAAAGCAGCGGTGCGCTTCAAGAACGAGCAAACTTTGGTGGTTGCTGTGCCCAAGGATGTTCAGGCGGGGCCCCAGGAAGTACGGGTTGAATCCGGCAGGCAGATGGCGGTTGGTACGCTCGAGGTCTTAGGGGGTGTGGTGCCGGGTCAGCTCATCGTCACGCTCAAGCCGGGGGTCAACCGGGACGAAGCGACCCGGCAACTTCAAGCGCTCGGATACCGGATCATCGCGCCGTTCCAAGCGTTAGGGGGAAACCCATCGGAAAAAGACAACCCGTGCTCGGGCGAATTGGCCACCCTGGATGCGGGAGGAAAACCTTTAGGACAAGCCTTGGCCGAATTAGAGGCGCTGGATATCGTGTATCGGCCAGACCCCCAGACCGATTGGGGATTTGACGCGGTAGATTACCTCGGGGCCATCGGTGTTCCCGCCGCCCAGTCTCGAGGCCGCAGCGGTAAGGGCACCACCATCGCCGTGATCGATACGGGCGTCAATAGCCATCCTGATTTAGAAGGCAGGCTCCTCTCTGGCTATGACTTTGTAGAGGACGATGCTGTTCCGCAGGACGATTTTGTCAACCCCGCTAACCAAACCCCGCTTCACGGGACGCCCATCGCAGTTTTGGCGGCAGGGGCCAAGTCGGGGGTGGCTCCCCGGGCCCAGGTGTTGCCGATCAAGGTGTGCGGCAAGGGTGGGCAGTGCCTGGCAAGCTGGGTGGTGAAGGGGGTATGCTACGCCATCTCGAACGCCGAGCGCAAAACCCTGGTGCTGAACCTGAGCCTGGGCGGGGATACCCCAGTAAGTGTGCTCGAGGCCATCCTCAAGTTCGCGGTTACGAAAAATGTGTTGGTTGTGGCGGCGGGGGGCAACCAGGGCCCTGATATCCGCGATGGATCGTTCTTCCGGGCTGCGCCCCGGCATTATCCCGCCGCCTACAGCTTGGGTATGAAGCAGGATGATGGATTGGTCGCGGTGGCGGCCCTTGGCTTCAATTCCAATACCAGCACTTGGGAACCAGCCCCCTTCAGCACCCGAGGTGTCAACATCACCTACCTCGACATCGCCGCTCCGGGGCAGGATATCCAGCTAGGAGGCTTCACCTATCAGGGCACCTCGTTCGCCACCCCCCTAGTAGCGGGCGGGTTGGCCCTTTGGCGCGAGGCCAATCCCACCCTGACCCCCGCGGAGATCGAGGCTAAGCTGAAATCCCAAGCTACTGCCTTGCCCTACGCAACCAACGAGGTCGGCAAGGGGATGCTCAACCTCTCGAGCCAGCCCTGA
- a CDS encoding DUF4097 family beta strand repeat-containing protein translates to MANRLSPQQHVADLLGLLGIGTEPTVQEDHALNLGGIRQLEAHTFNGSISVRVGTAPPHLTIRRKGDVSITLEPRGDSFYIEAHKNSPICPGCGASFELTLPEGLILILHSSNGAIHSEGSMARLEARTSNGAITVKGSGAAEIKLHTSNGRISVMEAQGPVSAKTSNGAIELRQVEGAVEARTSNGAVALEGLTLPPGSQSRAATSNGSVKVVGLQAPGGLEAEGHTSNGSVSVELQDTRVQARRQSFSAQQAGRNPAKLWLESSNGSISMR, encoded by the coding sequence ATGGCCAATAGGCTTTCGCCGCAACAACACGTCGCTGATCTATTGGGGCTTTTGGGCATTGGCACCGAACCGACCGTGCAGGAAGATCACGCATTGAACCTGGGAGGAATCCGGCAGCTCGAGGCCCACACCTTCAATGGCTCAATCAGCGTGCGGGTAGGAACCGCGCCGCCCCACCTGACCATCCGGCGCAAAGGGGACGTGAGCATTACCCTCGAGCCCCGCGGCGACTCCTTCTACATCGAGGCCCATAAGAACTCCCCCATCTGCCCGGGCTGCGGGGCTAGTTTTGAGCTGACCTTGCCCGAAGGCCTAATCCTAATCCTGCATAGCTCGAACGGGGCCATCCACAGCGAAGGGAGTATGGCCCGCCTGGAGGCCCGCACCTCCAACGGGGCCATCACCGTGAAGGGCAGCGGGGCCGCCGAAATAAAGCTTCACACCTCCAATGGCCGCATTAGCGTTATGGAAGCCCAGGGGCCGGTCTCGGCCAAGACCTCTAACGGGGCCATCGAGCTTCGCCAGGTAGAGGGCGCGGTAGAAGCCCGCACCTCAAATGGGGCCGTAGCGCTGGAAGGCCTCACCCTCCCGCCCGGCTCCCAGAGCAGGGCCGCTACCAGCAACGGCTCGGTAAAAGTGGTAGGGTTGCAGGCCCCGGGAGGCTTGGAGGCCGAGGGCCACACCTCTAACGGTAGCGTGAGCGTTGAACTTCAGGACACCCGTGTGCAGGCCCGCCGCCAGAGCTTTAGTGCCCAACAAGCCGGGAGGAATCCGGCCAAGCTGTGGCTAGAGAGCTCCAACGGCTCCATCTCGATGCGGTAG
- a CDS encoding ribose-phosphate diphosphokinase, which yields MAVTGPGVESIPTMAEAEGVAQVSAHQVSVHGDSPSQGLHLEDERPLNGENSGLEVKLFAGNANRPLAEAIAQTLGLQLGDALVERFPDGEVRVRIHESVRGADVYLIQPSAPPVNDNLMELLLMADAMRRSSAARINAVIPYFGYARQDKQTQGREPITAKLVADLIERVGVDRVIAVDLHAPQIQGFFNIPVDALSAVRLFAHHLLHHNLTENAVVVSPDAGRAEEARRLSEKLGLPLALLAKRRTGPRETQVTYVIGDVAGKRPLLIDDIISTGGTIRRGVEALLAAGALPEAIVMATHAVLVGPARENLAHPAIRQVVFTDTIPLNPGLGYTILSTAQLLAQAIRHIHTNRSVSALI from the coding sequence ATGGCAGTAACCGGGCCGGGGGTCGAGAGCATCCCTACTATGGCGGAGGCTGAAGGCGTCGCACAAGTCAGCGCACATCAAGTTTCCGTTCACGGGGACAGCCCCTCGCAGGGGTTGCACCTCGAGGACGAACGCCCCCTCAACGGCGAAAATAGCGGCCTCGAGGTCAAGCTGTTCGCGGGCAACGCTAACCGGCCCTTGGCCGAGGCCATCGCGCAAACTCTGGGCCTGCAGCTCGGGGATGCCCTGGTGGAGCGCTTCCCCGACGGCGAGGTGCGCGTACGCATCCACGAGAGCGTTCGCGGGGCCGATGTCTATTTGATCCAGCCCTCGGCGCCTCCCGTCAACGACAACCTGATGGAGCTTCTGCTGATGGCTGACGCCATGCGCCGCAGCAGCGCGGCCCGGATCAACGCGGTTATCCCCTATTTTGGGTATGCTCGCCAGGACAAGCAGACCCAAGGCCGCGAGCCCATCACCGCCAAATTGGTGGCTGACCTCATCGAGCGGGTAGGGGTAGACCGGGTGATCGCGGTGGATCTGCACGCCCCGCAGATCCAGGGGTTCTTCAACATCCCGGTAGATGCCCTCTCGGCGGTGCGGCTGTTTGCCCACCACCTTTTGCACCATAACCTGACCGAAAACGCCGTGGTGGTATCCCCTGACGCGGGCCGCGCCGAAGAGGCCCGCCGCCTGTCGGAAAAACTGGGCCTACCTTTGGCTCTTTTGGCCAAGCGCCGCACCGGCCCACGCGAGACCCAAGTCACCTACGTGATCGGCGACGTGGCCGGGAAGCGCCCGCTCCTGATCGACGACATCATCTCCACGGGAGGCACCATCCGCCGGGGGGTGGAGGCCCTGCTCGCCGCCGGGGCCCTCCCCGAGGCCATTGTGATGGCGACCCACGCGGTGCTGGTCGGCCCGGCTCGTGAAAACCTAGCCCACCCAGCCATCCGCCAGGTAGTCTTCACCGACACCATACCGCTCAACCCTGGGCTGGGGTACACCATCCTCTCCACCGCCCAACTTCTGGCCCAGGCTATCCGCCACATCCACACCAACCGTTCGGTAAGCGCTCTGATTTAG
- a CDS encoding 5'-methylthioadenosine/adenosylhomocysteine nucleosidase, with product MVALFAAEGAEARALGEALGLEQAVKSPKPTHRGIFADHEVVLIEAGVGKVAAASAVTYAQARFEPKIAIWAGVAGALNPKLHALDVLIAHDAVQWDVDITAFGRKPGELASGERFVEADAELSTQLYRAALALNLPVHWGRIASGDRFLADPNEAQRLREVFAADAVEMEGAAALWTAGRLGVPMALVRAISDGAGDEATVNFQEFLEVASRRLGELLARFLRDSF from the coding sequence ATCGTGGCTCTCTTCGCTGCCGAGGGCGCGGAAGCCCGAGCCTTGGGGGAGGCGTTAGGGCTCGAGCAGGCTGTGAAGAGCCCCAAACCTACCCACCGCGGGATCTTCGCAGACCATGAGGTGGTGCTGATCGAGGCCGGGGTGGGCAAGGTCGCCGCGGCCTCCGCTGTCACCTACGCCCAGGCCCGATTCGAGCCGAAGATCGCCATCTGGGCCGGGGTAGCTGGGGCCTTGAATCCCAAGCTGCACGCCCTGGACGTGCTGATCGCCCACGACGCAGTGCAGTGGGACGTAGACATCACCGCCTTCGGGCGCAAACCGGGCGAACTCGCCAGCGGCGAGCGCTTCGTGGAAGCCGATGCCGAGCTTTCCACCCAACTGTACCGCGCGGCTTTGGCCCTGAATCTGCCAGTACACTGGGGCCGCATCGCCAGCGGGGACCGCTTTTTGGCTGACCCCAACGAGGCCCAGCGGCTACGCGAGGTTTTCGCTGCTGACGCGGTGGAGATGGAAGGAGCCGCGGCGCTTTGGACCGCGGGCCGGCTGGGAGTTCCGATGGCCCTGGTACGCGCTATCTCCGACGGGGCGGGCGACGAGGCCACGGTTAACTTCCAGGAGTTCTTGGAAGTGGCCTCCCGGCGGCTTGGTGAACTGCTAGCCCGCTTCTTGCGCGATAGTTTCTGA
- the ahcY gene encoding adenosylhomocysteinase has product MAVTDYDVKDTALADLGQDRINWAAQEMPVLRQIKERFAREKPLQGVRIAACLHVTSETANLMRALKAGGAEVALCASNPLSTQDDVAASLVIHDGIPVYAIKGEDKDTYYAHLEATLASGPHFTMDDGCDLVTLLHQQRHDLLPGIFGGTEETTTGVIRLRAMAEDGVLAYPVIAVNDALTKHMFDNRYGTGQSTIDAILRATNVLLAGKTVVVAGYGWCGRGVASRARGMGAHVVVTEINPLKALEAVMDGFAVMPMREAARVGDIFITVTGNINVLDAQHYALMKDGAILCNAGHFNVEINIPALESAAREKRMGRPFIEQYTVEGGRSINLLAEGRLVNLAAAEGHPSAVMDMSFANQALSVEYMLQHKGQMKAGVYPVPEAIDQEIARLKLEAMGMQIDTLTPEQERYLNSWREGT; this is encoded by the coding sequence ATGGCGGTTACGGATTACGACGTGAAGGATACAGCCCTGGCGGACTTGGGCCAAGACCGAATCAACTGGGCGGCCCAAGAAATGCCGGTATTGCGCCAGATTAAGGAGCGCTTCGCGCGGGAGAAGCCCTTGCAGGGGGTGCGGATTGCCGCCTGCTTGCATGTTACCAGCGAGACCGCCAACCTGATGCGGGCTTTGAAGGCGGGGGGGGCCGAGGTGGCCTTGTGTGCCTCTAACCCGCTCTCCACCCAGGACGACGTGGCCGCCTCGCTGGTGATCCACGACGGGATCCCGGTCTACGCCATCAAGGGCGAGGACAAGGACACCTACTATGCGCACCTCGAGGCCACCCTCGCGAGCGGGCCACACTTCACCATGGACGACGGTTGCGACCTGGTGACCCTCCTCCACCAGCAGCGCCACGACCTCTTGCCGGGCATCTTTGGCGGCACCGAGGAGACCACCACCGGGGTAATCCGGCTGCGGGCCATGGCCGAGGATGGGGTGCTGGCCTACCCGGTGATTGCAGTCAACGACGCCCTTACCAAGCACATGTTCGACAACCGCTATGGCACCGGCCAGAGCACCATCGATGCCATCCTCCGCGCCACTAACGTCCTTCTGGCGGGCAAGACGGTGGTGGTAGCCGGGTACGGCTGGTGTGGGCGCGGGGTAGCCTCGAGGGCGCGGGGCATGGGAGCGCACGTCGTGGTGACCGAGATCAACCCGCTCAAGGCCCTCGAGGCGGTGATGGACGGTTTTGCAGTAATGCCCATGCGCGAAGCCGCCCGCGTCGGCGACATCTTCATCACCGTCACCGGCAATATCAACGTGCTCGATGCGCAGCACTACGCGCTGATGAAGGACGGGGCCATCCTCTGCAACGCGGGCCACTTCAATGTGGAAATCAACATTCCCGCGCTCGAGTCTGCTGCCCGCGAGAAGCGCATGGGCCGCCCCTTCATCGAGCAGTACACCGTAGAGGGTGGGCGCAGCATCAATTTGCTGGCCGAGGGTCGGCTGGTCAACCTGGCCGCCGCCGAGGGCCACCCCAGCGCGGTGATGGACATGTCCTTCGCCAATCAGGCCCTCTCGGTTGAATACATGCTTCAGCACAAAGGCCAGATGAAAGCGGGGGTTTATCCGGTTCCCGAGGCCATCGACCAGGAGATTGCCCGGCTCAAGCTCGAGGCCATGGGTATGCAGATTGACACCCTTACCCCTGAGCAAGAGCGGTACCTGAATTCCTGGCGAGAGGGAACCTAG
- a CDS encoding S-ribosylhomocysteine lyase, translated as MSEHVLVESFRLDHTKVRAPYVRLAGVKMTPKGDRIEKYDLRLGQPNQEILPPQAIHTLEHLLAGYLRSHIEGVVDLSPMGCRTGFYAVMLGEIGPERMLEAFRASLEDVVAFEGEIPGASELECGNYRNHDLTLAKDWARRVLDKGLIVQETIEIAS; from the coding sequence ATGTCGGAACATGTCCTCGTTGAATCCTTCCGCTTAGACCACACCAAGGTCCGAGCCCCCTACGTCCGCCTGGCCGGGGTAAAGATGACCCCCAAGGGCGACCGCATCGAGAAGTACGATTTGCGACTAGGCCAGCCCAATCAGGAAATCCTCCCGCCTCAGGCCATCCACACCCTCGAGCACCTCCTGGCCGGGTACCTGCGCAGCCATATTGAAGGGGTGGTGGACCTCTCCCCCATGGGCTGCCGCACTGGGTTCTACGCGGTGATGTTGGGCGAGATCGGCCCTGAGCGGATGCTGGAAGCCTTCCGGGCCAGTCTGGAAGATGTGGTGGCCTTCGAGGGGGAGATTCCCGGGGCGAGCGAACTGGAGTGCGGCAATTACCGCAACCATGACCTGACGTTGGCCAAGGACTGGGCCCGGCGGGTGCTGGATAAGGGTTTGATCGTACAAGAGACCATAGAGATCGCCTCTTAG
- a CDS encoding TrkH family potassium uptake protein: MALRSQPRPTGWPLPVATYMTGVVFVGLGAVMILLGILDAVYRENAIGFLVGGLLGIALGLALRRLGNPHAEPRRAEALFTVALLWILVPALGAIPFWISGNLAPLDALFESVSGFTTTGASVLADFSTWGYGLFLWRSLIQWFGGIGILLIFIVVLPQLAVAGRQLFFAEVTGVQKEKITPKLRQTAAMILRIYVVLTVVCFTVYMATGQPFFEAICNALSTVPAGGLSPSAESFAAYSPVSQWSGTLFMFLAGIGFLLQYRLFFGREVHTLLRDAEFRAYGAIIGVSGMALAGYFFFSGTYGLEPALRHAFFQVTSIVTTTGFASTDFGQWALPAQMLLIILMFIGGTSGSAAGGIKVIRWLIAWALVKRELQRSLHPQAVLPLRVGNKVVSEDALRSVAAFITLYILLFAVGMGVIGIAENNFFYGFTASAAFIGNTGPAYGEFGPFGHYGSLHLASKVVAIIQMWAGRIELIPLMILLLPEFWRRLRS; this comes from the coding sequence ATGGCTCTACGCTCTCAACCTCGTCCTACCGGCTGGCCGCTCCCCGTCGCCACCTATATGACAGGGGTGGTCTTCGTGGGCCTGGGAGCGGTGATGATCCTCTTAGGCATACTCGATGCGGTGTACCGGGAGAACGCCATCGGCTTCCTGGTGGGGGGGTTGTTGGGGATTGCCCTGGGGCTAGCTTTGCGCCGCCTGGGGAATCCCCACGCCGAACCACGAAGGGCCGAGGCCTTGTTCACTGTGGCCCTGCTGTGGATTTTGGTCCCAGCTTTGGGGGCGATCCCTTTCTGGATCTCCGGTAATTTAGCGCCCCTCGACGCTCTGTTTGAGTCTGTCTCAGGCTTTACCACCACTGGGGCCAGTGTGCTCGCCGACTTCAGCACGTGGGGCTACGGGCTTTTCCTATGGCGAAGCCTCATCCAGTGGTTTGGCGGCATCGGGATCCTGCTGATTTTTATCGTGGTACTACCCCAGCTCGCAGTGGCCGGACGGCAGCTCTTCTTCGCAGAAGTAACCGGGGTCCAGAAAGAGAAGATCACCCCCAAACTGCGCCAGACCGCGGCGATGATCCTGCGCATCTATGTGGTGTTGACAGTGGTATGTTTTACCGTCTACATGGCCACCGGACAGCCCTTCTTCGAGGCTATTTGTAACGCGCTCTCGACGGTCCCGGCGGGGGGTTTGAGCCCCAGCGCGGAAAGCTTTGCCGCTTATTCTCCTGTTTCCCAGTGGTCCGGCACGCTATTCATGTTCCTGGCCGGGATTGGCTTTCTACTTCAGTACCGGCTTTTCTTCGGGCGAGAGGTGCATACCCTGCTGCGCGACGCAGAATTCCGGGCTTACGGGGCCATCATCGGGGTGAGCGGGATGGCGCTGGCGGGGTATTTCTTCTTCTCAGGGACATATGGTCTCGAGCCTGCCTTGCGCCACGCCTTTTTTCAAGTTACCTCTATCGTCACCACCACCGGCTTCGCCTCGACGGATTTCGGGCAGTGGGCGTTGCCCGCGCAGATGCTTCTGATCATTTTAATGTTCATAGGGGGAACCTCCGGCTCTGCCGCGGGGGGCATCAAGGTGATCCGCTGGCTGATCGCCTGGGCGCTAGTGAAACGGGAACTTCAGCGCTCGCTGCACCCGCAGGCGGTACTTCCGCTGCGGGTGGGCAACAAGGTGGTGAGCGAGGACGCACTGCGCTCGGTGGCGGCTTTCATCACCTTGTATATCCTGCTTTTTGCGGTGGGGATGGGGGTGATCGGGATCGCCGAGAACAACTTCTTCTACGGCTTCACCGCCTCGGCAGCCTTCATCGGCAACACCGGCCCGGCCTATGGTGAGTTCGGCCCCTTCGGGCACTATGGCAGCTTGCACCTGGCCTCCAAGGTCGTGGCGATCATCCAGATGTGGGCGGGGCGCATCGAACTCATTCCCTTGATGATCCTCCTCCTCCCCGAGTTCTGGCGCAGGCTCAGGAGCTAG